A single region of the Sus scrofa isolate TJ Tabasco breed Duroc chromosome 17, Sscrofa11.1, whole genome shotgun sequence genome encodes:
- the SNTA1 gene encoding alpha-1-syntrophin, whose translation MASGRRAPRTGLLELRAGAGSGAGGERWQRVLLSLAEDTLTVSPADGEPGPEPVAQREPVPAQLNGATEPGAASPQLPEAQLPQTRFVTVHKADAGGLGISIKGGRENKMPILISKIFKGLAADQTEALFVGDAILSVNGEDLSSATHDEAVQVLKKTGKEVVLEVKYMKEVSPYFKNSASGTSVGWDSPPASPLQRQPSSPGPLPRDLSDAKHVSLKMAYVSRRCTPTDLETRYLEICSADGQDTLFLRAKDEASAKSWAAAIQAQVNALVPRVKDELQALMSATGTAGSQDIKQIGWLTEQLPSGGTAPTLALLTEKELLLYNCLPQTREALSRPARTAPLITTRLVHSGPAKGSVPYDAELSFALRTGTRHGVDTHLFSVESPQELAAWTRQLVDGCHRAAEGVQEVSTACTWNGRPCSLSVHIDKGFTLWAAEPGAARAVLLRQPFEKLQMSSDDGASLLFLDFGGPEGEIQLDLHSCPKTMVFIIHSFLSAKVTRLGLLA comes from the exons ATGGCGTCAGGCAGGCGCGCCCCGCGCACAGGGCTGCTGGAACTGCGCGCCGGAGCGGGCTCGGGGGCCGGCGGAGAGCGGTGGCAGCGGGTGCTGCTCAGTCTAGCTGAGGACACGCTGACCGTGAGCCCCGCCGACGGCGAACCCGGCCCGGAACCCGTCGCCCAGCGGGAGCCGGTGCCCGCGCAGCTCAACGGTGCCACCGAACCAGGCGCCGCGTCCCCGCAGCTGCCTGAGGCGCAACTGCCCCAGACGCGCTTCGTGACGGTGCACAAGGCCGATGCCGGCGGGCTGGGTATCAGCATCAAAG GCGGCCGAGAGAACAAGATGCCTATTCTCATCTCCAAGATCTTCAAGGGCCTGGCAGCTGACCAGACGGAGGCCCTCTTCGTGGGGGATGCCATCCTGTCAGTGAATGGGGAAGACCTTTCCTCTGCCACCCATGATGAGGCAGTGCAAGTCCTGAAGAAGACAGGCAAAGAGGTGGTGCTGGAGG TCAAGTACATGAAGGAGGTCTCACCATATTTCAAGAACTCTGCCAGTGGGACCTCAGTTGGCTGGGACTCGCCTCCTGCCTCACCCCTACAGCGGCAGCCTTCCTCCCCTGGCCCCCTACCCCGGGACCTGAGTGATGCCAAACACGTGTCCTTGAAGATGGCATATGTCTCAAGGAGGTGCACCCCTACTGACCTGGAGACCAG GTATCTGGAGATCTGTTCAGCAGATGGCCAAGACACGCTATTCCTGAGGGCCAAGGACGAGGCTAGCGCAAAGTCATGGGCAGCTGCCATCCAAGCCCAGGTCAACGCTCTGGTGCCCCGGGTCAAAGACGAGCTGCAGGCGCTGATGTCAGCCACCGGCACAGCCGGGAGCCAGGACATCAAGCAGATAGGCTGGCTGACTGAGCAG CTGCCCAGTGGGGGTACAGCACCCACCTTGGCCCTGCTGACTGAAAAGGAGCTGCTCCTCTACAACTGTCTCCCCCAGACCCGTGAGGCCCTGAGCCGGCCGGCCCGCACCGCCCCGCTCATCACCACCAG gctggtgCACTCAGGCCCCGCCAAGGGCTCGGTGCCCTACGATGCAGAGCTCTCTTTTGCCCTGCGCACGGGCACGCGCCACGGTGTGGACACTCACCTGTTCAGCGTGGAGTCACCGCAGGAGCTGGCTGCCTGGACCCGCCAGCTGGTGGATGGCTGTCACCGGGCCGCTGAGGGTGTGCAGGAGGTGTCTACAG CCTGCACGTGGAACGGCCGGCCCTGCAGCCTCTCGGTGCATATTGACAAAGGCTTCACACTGTGGGCGGCTGAGCCAGGTGCGGCCCGAGCTGTACTGCTCCGACAGCCCTTTGAGAAGCTGCAGATGTCTTCTGACGATGGTGCCAGTCTCCTTTTCCTGGACTTCGGGGGCCCTGAAGGAGAAATT CAGCTGGACCTGCATTCGTGCCCCAAAACGATGGTCTTCATCATCCACTCCTTCCTCTCAGCCAAAGTCACCCGCCTGGGGCTCCTGGCCTAG